A genome region from Tursiops truncatus isolate mTurTru1 chromosome 15, mTurTru1.mat.Y, whole genome shotgun sequence includes the following:
- the PAQR4 gene encoding progestin and adipoQ receptor family member 4 isoform X1, which produces MAFLAGPRLLDWASSPPHLQFNKFVLTGYRPASSGSGCLRSLFYMHNELGNIYTHGLALLGFLVLLPMTLPWGQLGKDGWLWGTHCVACLAPPAGSVLYHLFMCHKGGSPVYTRLLALDMCGVCLVNTLGALPIIHCTLACRPWLRPAALVAYTVLSGVAGWRALTAPSTSSRLRAFGWQAGARLLMFGARGVGLGSGAPGSLRCYLRMDALALLGGLVNVARLPERWGPGRFDYWGNSHQIMHLLSVGSILQLHAGVVPDLLWAARHICPLD; this is translated from the exons ATGGCGTTCCTGGCCGGGCCGCGCCTGCTGGACTGGGCCAGCTCGCCGCCGCACCTGCAGTTCAACAAGTTCGTGCTCACCGGCTACCGGCCGGCCAGCAGCGGCTCGGGCTGCCTGCGTAGCCTCTTCTACATGCACAACGAGCTGGGCAACATCTACACGCACG ggctggcCCTGCTGGGCTTCCTGGTGCTGCTGCCCATGACCTTGCCCTGGGGTCAGCTGGGCAAGGATGGCTGGCTGTGGGGCACACACTGTGTAGCCTGCCTGGCACCCCCTGCAGGCTCTGTGCTCTATCACCTCTTCATGTGCCACAAAGGGGGCAGCCCTGTGTACACTCGGCTCCTTGCCCTGGATATGTGTGGGGTCTGCCTCGTCAACACCCTCG GGGCCCTGCCCATCATCCACTGCACCCTGGCCTGCAGGCCCTGGCTGCGCCCAGCTGCCCTGGTGGCCTACACCGTGTTGTCGGGTGTGGCAGGCTGGCGGGCCCTCACCGCCCCCTCCACCAGTAGCCGGCTCCGCGCTTTTGGCTGGCAGGCTGGCGCCCGCCTCCTGATGTTTGGGGCCCGGGGAgtggggctgggctctggggctcCAGGCTCCCTGCGCTGCTACCTGCGCATGGATGCACTGGCACTGCTTGGGGGGCTGGTGAACGTGGCCCGCCTGCCAGAGCGCTGGGGACCGGGCCGCTTCGACTACTGGGGTAACTCACACCAGATCATGCACCTGCTCAGCGTGGGCTCCATCCTCCAGCTGCACGCTGGCGTCGTGCCTGACCTGCTCTGGGCCGCCCGGCACATCTGCCCCCTGGACTGA
- the PKMYT1 gene encoding membrane-associated tyrosine- and threonine-specific cdc2-inhibitory kinase: MPVPEEGTPPPLSGTPVPVPAYFRHAEPGFSLKRSRGLSRSLPPRPPAKGSIPISRLFPPRTPGWHQPQPRRVSFQGRASEPLQSPGYDPSRPESFFQQSFHRLGRLGHGSYGEVFKVRSKEDGRLYAVKRCMSPFRGPKDRARKLAEVGGHEKVGQHPCCVRLEQAWEEGGILYLQTELCGPSLQQHCEAWGASLPEAQVWGYLRDILLALAHLHSQGLVHLDVKPSNIFLGPRDRCKLGDFGLLVELGASGASEAQEGDPRYMAPELLQGAYGTAADVFSLGLTILEVACNMELPHGGEGWQQLRQGYLPPEFTAGLSSELRSVLTMMLEPDPKLRATAEALLALPMLRQPRPWTVLWYMAAEALSRGWALWQALLSLLCWLWHGLAHPASWLQPLGPPATPPGSPPCSLLLDSSLASNWDDDSIGPSLSPEAILASAAGSTSTPCSGSPASRGRYTLRDSLDLSDIDSEPPQGTFPAFEPRNLLSLFEDSLGPT; this comes from the exons ATGCCTGTGCCCGAAGAGGGCACCCCGCCACCCCTGAGTGGCACCCCCGTCCCGGTCCCAGCCTACTTCCGCCATGCAGAACCTGGCTTCTCCCTCAAGAGGTCTCGGGGTCTCAGTCGGAGCCTcccaccccggccccctgccAAGGGCAGCATCCCCATCAGCCGCCTCTTCCCTCCTCGGACCCCAGGCTGGCACCAGCCCCAGCCCCGGCGGGTGTCGTTCCAAGGCCGAGCCTCCGAGCCCCTGCAGAGCCCCGGGTATGACCCGAGCCGGCCGGAGTCCTTCTTCCAGCAGAGTTTCCACAGGCTCGGCCGCCTGGGCCACGGCTCTTATGGAGAGGTCTTCAAG GTGCGCTCCAAGGAAGACGGCCGGCTCTATGCCGTGAAGCGCTGCATGTCACCTTTCCGGGGCCCCAAGGACCGGGCCCGCAAGTTGGCCGAGGTCGGCGGCCATGAGAAGGTGGGGCAGCACCCATGCTGCGTGCGGCTGGAGCAAGCCTGGGAGGAGGGCGGCATCCTATACCTGCAGACAGAGCTGTGTGGGCCCAGCCTACAGCAGCACTGTGAGGCCTGGGGCGCCAGCCTGCCCGAGGCCCAGGTCTGGGGCTACCTGCGGGACATCCTGCTGGCCCTGGCCCACCTGCACAGCCAAGGCCTGGTCCACCTTGACGTCAAGCCCTCCAATATCTTCCTGGGGCCCCGGGACCGCTGcaagctgggtgactttgggctGCTGGTGGAGCTGGGTGCATCCGGAGCTAGCGAGGCCCAGGAGGGAGACCCTCGCTACATGGCCCCCGAGCTGCTTCAAGGCGCTTATGGGACAGCGGCAGATGTGTTCAG CCTGGGTCTCACCATCCTGGAGGTGGCGTGCAACATGGAGCTGCCCCATGGTGGGGAGGGCTGGCAGCAGCTGCGCCAGGGCTACCTGCCCCCTGAGTTCACTGCTG GCCTGTCTTCTGAGCTGCGTTCTGTCCTCACCATGATGCTGGAACCTGACCCCAAGCTGCGGGCCACAGCCGAGGCCCTGCTGGCCCTGCCCATGCTCAGGCAGCCGCGGCCCTGGACCGTCCTGTGGTACATGGCTGCCGAGGCCCTCAGTCGAGGGTGGGCCCTGTGGCAG GCCCTGCTTTCCCTGCTATGCTGGCTCTGGCACGGGTTGGCACACCCTGCCAGCTGGCTGCAGCCCCTGGGTCCGCCGGCCACCCCACCTGGCTCGCCGCCCTGCAGCCTCCTCCTGGACAGCAGCCTCGCCAGCAACTGGGATGACGACAGCATAGG GCCCTCGCTCTCTCCAGAGGCCATCCTGGCCAGTGCTGCCGGGAGCACCTCCACCCCCTGCAGTGGCTCCCCTGCCTCCCGGGGCAGGTACACGCTGAG GGATTCTCTGGACCTAAGTGACATTGACTCAGAGCCTCCACAGGGCACCTTCCCCGCCTTTGAGCCTCGGAACCTCCTCAGCCTGTTTGAGGACTCACTGGGCCCAACCTGA
- the PAQR4 gene encoding progestin and adipoQ receptor family member 4 isoform X2 yields MAFLAGPRLLDWASSPPHLQFNKFVLTGYRPASSGSGCLRSLFYMHNELGNIYTHGALPIIHCTLACRPWLRPAALVAYTVLSGVAGWRALTAPSTSSRLRAFGWQAGARLLMFGARGVGLGSGAPGSLRCYLRMDALALLGGLVNVARLPERWGPGRFDYWGNSHQIMHLLSVGSILQLHAGVVPDLLWAARHICPLD; encoded by the exons ATGGCGTTCCTGGCCGGGCCGCGCCTGCTGGACTGGGCCAGCTCGCCGCCGCACCTGCAGTTCAACAAGTTCGTGCTCACCGGCTACCGGCCGGCCAGCAGCGGCTCGGGCTGCCTGCGTAGCCTCTTCTACATGCACAACGAGCTGGGCAACATCTACACGCACG GGGCCCTGCCCATCATCCACTGCACCCTGGCCTGCAGGCCCTGGCTGCGCCCAGCTGCCCTGGTGGCCTACACCGTGTTGTCGGGTGTGGCAGGCTGGCGGGCCCTCACCGCCCCCTCCACCAGTAGCCGGCTCCGCGCTTTTGGCTGGCAGGCTGGCGCCCGCCTCCTGATGTTTGGGGCCCGGGGAgtggggctgggctctggggctcCAGGCTCCCTGCGCTGCTACCTGCGCATGGATGCACTGGCACTGCTTGGGGGGCTGGTGAACGTGGCCCGCCTGCCAGAGCGCTGGGGACCGGGCCGCTTCGACTACTGGGGTAACTCACACCAGATCATGCACCTGCTCAGCGTGGGCTCCATCCTCCAGCTGCACGCTGGCGTCGTGCCTGACCTGCTCTGGGCCGCCCGGCACATCTGCCCCCTGGACTGA